From a single Anaerolineaceae bacterium oral taxon 439 genomic region:
- a CDS encoding fuculose phosphate aldolase, translated as MDINTVKEQICDVCHKMWQLGWVAANDGNVSAKLEDGTILATPTGISKSFITPEKLILLNGKGEVLEAAEGYRPSSELKMHLRCYDRRDDVFSVVHAHPPGATGFAVAHRPMDMYNMIEDVAVIGSVPLTPYGTPSTSEVPDAIEPYLEEHDVMLLTNHGALAVGADVYTAFYRMESLELWAKITINAEILGGSKDIDRENIQKLIDLRSFYRVTGRHPGYKKYS; from the coding sequence ATGGATATTAACACCGTCAAAGAACAAATTTGCGATGTCTGTCATAAAATGTGGCAGCTGGGGTGGGTCGCGGCGAACGACGGAAACGTCAGCGCGAAATTAGAGGATGGGACGATCCTAGCGACGCCGACGGGGATCAGCAAGTCCTTCATCACGCCGGAGAAATTAATCCTGCTGAACGGGAAGGGCGAGGTCCTGGAGGCGGCGGAAGGCTACCGTCCGAGCAGCGAGCTGAAAATGCATTTGCGCTGCTACGATAGGCGCGACGACGTTTTTTCGGTTGTGCACGCGCATCCGCCGGGAGCGACCGGTTTCGCCGTGGCGCATCGTCCGATGGATATGTATAACATGATCGAGGACGTCGCCGTGATCGGCTCGGTCCCGCTGACGCCGTACGGGACGCCGTCGACGTCGGAGGTCCCGGACGCGATCGAGCCCTACCTGGAGGAGCATGACGTTATGCTGCTCACGAATCATGGGGCGCTCGCGGTCGGCGCGGACGTTTACACGGCGTTCTACCGCATGGAGTCGCTCGAACTCTGGGCAAAGATTACGATCAACGCCGAGATTTTAGGCGGGAGCAAGGATATCGATCGGGAGAATATTCAAAAGCTGATCGATCTGCGCTCGTTTTATAGAGTAACCGGACGCCATCCGGGCTATAAGAAATACAGCTGA
- a CDS encoding fucose isomerase: MLKNIPSILSPSLLMTLMEMGHGDEIVIGDGNFPAESVGRDCIAVHRADGHGVPELLDAILTLMPLDQYAARPVGLMEVVPGDPVVPTIWDEYRRILKAHDPDHCQIEMIERFAFYERAKKAYAIVASGEKAIYANIILKKGVVK; the protein is encoded by the coding sequence ATGCTGAAAAACATCCCTTCGATTCTTTCCCCGTCGCTGCTGATGACGCTGATGGAGATGGGCCATGGCGATGAAATCGTGATCGGAGATGGGAATTTCCCCGCGGAGAGCGTTGGGAGAGATTGTATCGCGGTGCATCGGGCGGATGGGCATGGCGTTCCAGAGCTGTTGGACGCTATTCTGACGTTGATGCCGTTGGATCAGTACGCGGCTCGACCGGTCGGGCTGATGGAAGTCGTTCCGGGTGATCCGGTCGTTCCGACAATCTGGGACGAGTATCGACGGATCCTGAAGGCGCATGATCCCGACCATTGTCAGATCGAGATGATCGAGCGATTCGCGTTTTACGAGCGGGCGAAAAAAGCGTACGCGATTGTCGCGTCCGGCGAAAAGGCGATTTACGCGAATATCATCTTAAAGAAGGGCGTCGTAAAATGA
- a CDS encoding carbohydrate kinase, with the protein MSGVRKLLAIDLGASSGRAILAAYDGAAGTLSTEEVHRFENVPVEKDGTLRWDIDALTANIREGAAKAGAFESVSVDTWGVDFALSDAEGRLIEAPVHYRDRRTEGVAAQVIEKIGAETLYRRTGNQFLDLNTLFQLVALKRDAPEVYEKTATILFMPDFFNYTLGGRPVSELTISSTSQALNPLTRRWDTETLSALGLDVGKFAPLVPSGTVIGERNGVRVVAAAGHDTQCAVAAIPTDRTDVAFLSCGTWSVLGTELDEPILTRESLDASLSNEIGANGKINYLQNIIGLWLIQESRREWRRRGTNYTYGELEKLAGEAAPLRSFIDPDAPAFNAPGDMPDRIRAYCRTTGQPVPETAGEITRCIYESLALRYRLGLERMSAATGKTFAALHLIGGGAQSATLCRFTADCCELPVVAGPVEATALGNIVIQLTALGAVPNLNAGRALIGKAEKIVRYEGRPSEDWRDAYRKFKRSLK; encoded by the coding sequence ATGAGCGGCGTCAGGAAGTTATTGGCGATCGATTTAGGCGCGTCGAGCGGGCGGGCGATCCTGGCGGCTTACGACGGCGCGGCGGGGACGCTTTCAACCGAGGAGGTGCATCGGTTCGAGAACGTCCCGGTTGAAAAGGACGGAACGCTGCGCTGGGATATCGACGCGCTGACGGCGAATATCCGCGAAGGCGCTGCCAAAGCCGGCGCGTTTGAGAGCGTTTCCGTCGATACCTGGGGCGTCGATTTCGCGCTTTCAGACGCGGAAGGCCGGCTCATCGAAGCGCCGGTTCATTACCGGGACCGGCGAACCGAAGGAGTCGCCGCGCAGGTGATCGAAAAAATCGGCGCGGAAACGCTTTACCGGCGAACCGGGAACCAGTTTTTAGACCTGAATACGCTTTTTCAGCTGGTCGCGCTGAAGCGGGACGCGCCCGAAGTATATGAAAAAACGGCGACGATTTTATTCATGCCGGATTTTTTTAATTATACGCTGGGCGGACGGCCCGTTTCCGAGCTGACGATTTCGTCCACGTCGCAGGCGTTAAATCCTCTGACGCGGCGCTGGGATACGGAGACGCTGAGCGCGTTGGGGCTGGACGTTGGAAAATTCGCGCCGCTCGTTCCTTCGGGCACGGTTATCGGCGAGCGAAACGGCGTCCGTGTCGTAGCCGCCGCCGGGCATGATACGCAGTGCGCCGTGGCGGCGATCCCGACGGATCGAACCGACGTGGCTTTTTTGTCCTGCGGGACGTGGAGCGTGTTGGGGACAGAGCTGGACGAGCCGATCCTGACCCGCGAGAGCCTTGATGCGTCGCTCTCGAACGAGATCGGCGCGAACGGAAAGATTAACTATCTCCAAAATATTATCGGACTTTGGCTGATTCAGGAGTCGCGGCGCGAATGGCGGCGGCGGGGGACGAATTATACGTATGGCGAGCTGGAAAAGCTGGCTGGCGAGGCGGCGCCGCTGCGCTCGTTTATCGATCCGGACGCGCCGGCGTTCAACGCGCCGGGTGACATGCCGGATCGGATCCGGGCGTACTGCCGGACGACGGGACAGCCGGTCCCGGAGACCGCCGGCGAAATAACGCGCTGTATTTACGAAAGCCTGGCGCTCCGCTACCGGCTGGGGTTAGAGCGGATGAGCGCTGCGACCGGAAAAACGTTCGCAGCGCTTCACCTGATCGGCGGCGGGGCGCAAAGCGCGACGCTCTGCCGCTTTACCGCGGATTGCTGCGAGCTGCCGGTTGTCGCCGGACCGGTCGAGGCGACCGCGCTCGGCAATATCGTTATTCAACTGACCGCGCTGGGCGCAGTCCCGAACTTGAACGCTGGACGTGCGCTGATCGGGAAAGCGGAAAAGATCGTTCGTTACGAAGGGCGGCCCTCCGAAGACTGGCGGGACGCGTATCGAAAATTTAAAAGGAGCTTGAAATGA
- a CDS encoding L-fucose isomerase has protein sequence MNYPKIGIRPVIDGRWGGVRESLEAKTMGMAKSAAELISSTLRYPDGKSVECVIANSTIGGGAEAARCAEQFSRENVVATLSVTPCWCYGSETFDMDPKTIKAVWGFNGTERPGAVYLAAVMAAHAQRGLPAFAIYGHDVQDASDSTIPADVSEKILRFARGAVVVGWIRNKAYVNFGAVSMGIMGSYCDISVFQKTFGIRAEFVDMTEILRRVTLGIYDPAEYEKALTWIKANCKEGYDVNAGKDLPFVITHSKHIPADQDWEFIAKMTLVMRDILYGNPKLAELGWHEESLGKNAVAGGFQGQRNWTDWLPNADFTEAILASSFDWNGIKAPTPFATENDTLNGASMMLGTFLTNSAPCFHDVRTYWSPEATKRVTGYMPSGVVENGFIHLINSGATALDGSGVVKDADGNGCMKKWWDVTEKDIQAMLAATDWCRANYEYFRGGGFSSHFRCDAEMPVTLLRLNIVEGVGLTMQLAEGYTASLPDAAHTAIDHRTDRSWPTTWFAPRLTGAGAFTDVYSVMANWGANHGVTVYGHIGADLITLASMLRIPVTMHNVEDGKIYRPHAWASFGTENKESADFAACKHYGPLYQ, from the coding sequence ATGAACTATCCGAAAATAGGAATACGACCTGTTATTGATGGCCGCTGGGGCGGCGTTCGGGAATCGCTTGAAGCGAAAACGATGGGCATGGCGAAATCTGCCGCCGAGCTGATCAGCTCGACGCTGCGCTATCCTGACGGGAAGTCGGTTGAATGCGTGATTGCGAATTCGACGATCGGCGGCGGCGCTGAGGCTGCGCGCTGCGCCGAGCAGTTCAGCCGCGAAAACGTCGTCGCGACGTTATCGGTAACGCCATGCTGGTGCTACGGGTCGGAAACGTTCGATATGGACCCGAAAACGATCAAGGCGGTCTGGGGCTTCAACGGGACGGAACGGCCGGGCGCGGTTTATTTAGCGGCGGTCATGGCGGCGCATGCGCAGCGCGGCTTACCCGCGTTCGCGATTTATGGCCATGACGTCCAGGACGCGTCGGATTCGACGATCCCGGCGGACGTCTCGGAAAAAATCCTGCGTTTCGCGCGTGGGGCGGTCGTCGTCGGTTGGATCAGAAATAAAGCGTACGTCAATTTCGGCGCGGTTTCGATGGGGATTATGGGGTCGTACTGCGATATCTCCGTATTCCAGAAGACTTTCGGGATCCGCGCTGAGTTCGTCGACATGACGGAAATATTGCGTCGCGTTACGCTGGGGATTTACGATCCCGCGGAATACGAAAAGGCGCTGACGTGGATTAAAGCAAACTGCAAGGAGGGATACGACGTCAACGCCGGAAAGGACCTCCCGTTCGTCATTACGCATTCGAAGCACATTCCCGCCGATCAGGACTGGGAATTTATCGCGAAGATGACGCTGGTTATGCGCGATATCCTGTATGGAAATCCGAAGCTGGCTGAGTTGGGGTGGCACGAGGAATCGCTCGGCAAGAACGCGGTCGCCGGCGGCTTCCAGGGTCAGCGCAATTGGACGGACTGGCTTCCGAACGCCGACTTTACCGAAGCGATCCTGGCTTCCTCGTTCGACTGGAACGGGATTAAAGCGCCGACGCCGTTCGCGACCGAAAACGACACGCTGAACGGCGCTTCCATGATGCTGGGGACATTCCTGACCAACAGCGCGCCCTGCTTCCACGACGTCCGGACGTATTGGAGCCCTGAAGCGACGAAACGCGTTACCGGTTACATGCCGAGCGGCGTCGTTGAAAACGGGTTTATTCACCTGATCAACTCGGGAGCGACCGCGCTCGACGGAAGCGGCGTCGTAAAGGACGCCGACGGAAACGGCTGCATGAAGAAATGGTGGGACGTTACCGAGAAGGATATTCAGGCGATGCTGGCGGCGACGGACTGGTGCCGGGCGAATTACGAATATTTCCGCGGCGGCGGTTTTTCAAGCCATTTCCGCTGCGACGCTGAAATGCCGGTGACGCTGCTGCGGCTGAATATCGTGGAGGGCGTCGGATTGACGATGCAGCTGGCCGAGGGGTATACCGCTTCGCTTCCGGACGCGGCGCATACCGCGATCGATCACCGGACCGACCGCAGCTGGCCGACGACCTGGTTCGCGCCGCGGCTGACCGGAGCCGGCGCGTTTACGGACGTTTACTCGGTCATGGCGAACTGGGGCGCGAATCATGGCGTGACCGTTTACGGTCATATCGGCGCCGATCTGATCACGCTGGCTTCGATGCTGCGGATCCCGGTCACGATGCATAACGTTGAGGACGGGAAAATCTACCGGCCCCATGCCTGGGCGTCGTTCGGAACTGAGAATAAGGAATCGGCGGATTTTGCGGCCTGTAAGCATTATGGCCCGCTGTATCAATAA
- a CDS encoding lactaldehyde reductase: MSQRIVLNTISYHGKGAINDIVPELTGRGFRKAFVCSDPDLIQFGVTKKVTDLLDQAGFKYAIFSDIKPNPSIENVQAGVAAFQASGADCIVAIGGGSSMDTAKAVGVIVRNPEFADVRSLEGVAPTKNHAVFTIAVPTTAGTAAEVTINYVITDVEKKRKFVCVDVHDIPEVAVVDPDMMASMPKGLTAATGMDALTHAIEGYITKAAWTMTDMFHLESIRLTSKWLRAAVENKPEGREGMALSQYIAGQGFSNVGLGIVHSMAHGLGALYDTPHGVANAILLPTVMAYNAPATGDKYRAIAEAMGVEGTGSMTIEEARKAAVEAVRKLAQDVGIPADLKGILKEEDVQFLSESAYADACRPGNPRDTSVEEIAALFRSLL; this comes from the coding sequence ATGTCTCAGCGTATCGTATTAAACACGATTTCTTATCATGGAAAGGGCGCGATCAACGATATCGTCCCTGAATTAACCGGACGCGGGTTCAGGAAAGCTTTCGTTTGCTCCGATCCGGACCTGATCCAGTTTGGCGTTACGAAGAAGGTTACCGATCTTCTCGATCAGGCCGGCTTCAAATACGCGATTTTCTCCGATATTAAGCCGAATCCGTCGATCGAAAACGTTCAGGCCGGCGTGGCTGCGTTCCAGGCCAGCGGGGCCGACTGCATCGTTGCGATTGGCGGCGGATCCTCGATGGACACTGCGAAAGCGGTCGGAGTTATTGTCCGCAACCCGGAATTCGCGGACGTTCGCAGTCTCGAAGGGGTTGCGCCGACGAAGAATCACGCGGTCTTTACGATCGCGGTCCCGACGACCGCCGGAACCGCCGCGGAAGTCACGATCAACTACGTGATTACCGACGTCGAGAAAAAGCGAAAATTCGTCTGCGTCGACGTTCACGATATTCCGGAGGTCGCCGTTGTCGATCCGGATATGATGGCGTCGATGCCGAAGGGGCTGACCGCCGCGACGGGGATGGACGCGCTGACGCACGCGATCGAAGGATATATTACCAAAGCTGCCTGGACGATGACCGACATGTTCCATCTGGAATCGATTCGGCTGACGTCGAAATGGCTCCGCGCCGCGGTTGAAAATAAACCGGAAGGACGCGAGGGGATGGCGCTGTCGCAGTATATCGCGGGGCAGGGCTTCTCAAACGTCGGATTGGGCATCGTTCATTCGATGGCGCATGGGCTGGGCGCGCTGTACGATACGCCGCATGGCGTAGCCAACGCGATCCTGCTGCCGACGGTTATGGCGTACAACGCGCCGGCGACCGGCGATAAGTACCGCGCGATCGCGGAAGCGATGGGCGTTGAGGGGACCGGATCGATGACGATCGAAGAGGCGCGGAAGGCAGCGGTCGAAGCCGTTCGGAAGCTGGCTCAGGACGTCGGTATTCCCGCCGATCTCAAGGGAATCCTGAAGGAAGAGGACGTTCAGTTCCTTTCTGAAAGCGCATACGCGGACGCCTGCCGTCCCGGAAATCCGCGCGATACGTCGGTCGAGGAGATCGCCGCGTTGTTCCGAAGCTTACTGTAA
- a CDS encoding endopeptidase La: MNRSKWSDDEEAFEGLASMTDRAEELFGIPNTPIDDAGGFVAPIFPMREVVLFPRMITPVFFAGDAELQVVEVAQQIKQTIIVAFPKDPKKKTYSRKTDFLPISVEAASGSVVSLPDDHYSVLLQGRRRVKILETRKQDGFHLAYCCPIDDEVKLTNAMKGLIRSTKNLFERVVSLDRKLPDESYGLASSIDDPIWLADMIMTTVTIPRQDRLAILQEADPVKRLNLVNRALAAELSILEVESEISEKVQDEVDRSQREFYLREQVKAIQKELNEEDIFTRETEELRAKVAEKGFPDAVLAVAEREVDRLAALPPMSPEITVSRTYLDWLLDLPWTETTEDNLDVRNAERVLNENHYGLKKAKDRILEYIAVRSLKPKKERQPILCFVGPPGTGKTSIGRSIADALGREFVRISLGGVRDEAEIRGHRKTYVGALPGRILQTIKRAGTINPLFMLDEIDKLGNDYRGDPASALLEVLDPEQNNTFADHYLEVEYDLSKVMFVTTANSQDAIPTPLLDRMEVIEFPGYTPEEKLIIAKDYLIGRQFDENGIDANELTLSDGAIRKLIREYTYEAGVRNLEREIGKICRKIARMKAEKRAFPEVIDPDQVETLMGPPQFFDSEKERQDQVGVATGLAWTENGGDLTTIEALCFEGKGNLQLTGQLGEVMQESAQAALSYIKANTQRFNIPISRYEKMDLHIHVPEGAVPKDGPSGGITLATAMISALTNTPIRRDVAMTGEITLRGHVLPIGGLKEKSLAALRAGITTVLIPEKNLKDLVELSKEALERLTFIGVSTMDEVIPIAFGGVEPRAADCPPDDETEETDDETD; the protein is encoded by the coding sequence ATGAACAGAAGTAAATGGTCAGATGACGAGGAAGCTTTCGAAGGATTGGCGTCGATGACGGATCGGGCGGAAGAGCTTTTCGGGATCCCGAATACGCCGATCGACGACGCTGGCGGTTTCGTCGCGCCGATTTTTCCGATGCGCGAGGTGGTTCTCTTTCCGCGGATGATTACGCCGGTTTTTTTTGCGGGCGACGCTGAGCTGCAGGTCGTTGAGGTCGCGCAGCAGATCAAGCAGACGATCATTGTGGCTTTTCCAAAGGATCCGAAGAAAAAGACGTATTCGAGGAAGACGGATTTCCTGCCGATATCGGTTGAAGCGGCTTCCGGATCGGTCGTTTCGCTTCCGGATGATCATTATTCTGTCCTGCTCCAGGGGCGGCGGCGGGTCAAAATCCTCGAAACGCGGAAGCAGGATGGGTTCCATCTGGCGTATTGCTGCCCGATCGACGACGAGGTCAAGCTGACGAACGCGATGAAAGGGCTGATCCGGTCGACGAAGAATTTATTCGAACGTGTCGTTTCGCTGGATCGGAAGCTCCCCGACGAATCTTATGGGCTGGCGTCGTCGATTGACGATCCGATCTGGCTGGCGGATATGATCATGACGACGGTGACGATCCCGCGTCAGGATCGGCTCGCGATTCTTCAGGAGGCCGATCCTGTGAAGCGGCTGAATCTGGTGAATCGGGCGTTGGCGGCGGAGCTCTCGATTCTGGAGGTTGAATCGGAAATCAGCGAGAAGGTTCAGGACGAGGTTGACAGAAGCCAGCGAGAGTTCTACCTGCGCGAACAGGTTAAAGCGATTCAAAAGGAGCTCAACGAAGAAGATATTTTCACGCGGGAAACCGAAGAGCTGCGCGCGAAAGTCGCGGAGAAGGGTTTCCCGGACGCGGTCCTGGCGGTTGCGGAGCGTGAAGTCGATCGGCTGGCGGCGCTGCCGCCGATGTCGCCCGAGATTACGGTCTCGCGGACGTATCTGGATTGGCTTCTGGACCTGCCCTGGACGGAGACGACGGAAGATAACCTGGACGTGCGCAACGCCGAACGCGTCCTGAACGAGAATCATTACGGCCTGAAGAAGGCGAAGGACCGGATCCTCGAATATATTGCGGTTCGCTCGCTGAAGCCGAAAAAAGAACGCCAGCCAATTCTCTGTTTCGTCGGGCCTCCCGGGACGGGAAAAACGTCGATCGGACGGTCGATCGCGGACGCGCTGGGGCGGGAGTTCGTCCGGATTTCGTTAGGCGGGGTCCGCGACGAGGCGGAAATCCGCGGCCACCGTAAAACCTACGTCGGCGCGCTCCCGGGGCGTATTCTTCAGACCATTAAACGCGCCGGAACGATTAATCCGCTTTTCATGCTCGACGAGATCGATAAGCTGGGGAACGATTACCGCGGAGATCCGGCGTCGGCGCTTCTCGAGGTATTGGACCCGGAACAGAATAACACCTTCGCGGATCATTATCTGGAAGTTGAATATGACCTGTCAAAGGTGATGTTCGTGACGACCGCGAATTCGCAGGACGCGATCCCAACGCCGCTGCTGGATCGGATGGAGGTAATCGAGTTTCCCGGATATACGCCGGAGGAGAAGCTGATCATTGCGAAGGATTACCTGATCGGGCGGCAGTTCGACGAAAACGGGATCGACGCGAATGAGCTGACGTTGTCCGACGGCGCGATCCGGAAGCTGATCCGGGAGTACACTTACGAAGCGGGGGTCCGGAACCTTGAACGTGAAATCGGTAAGATTTGCCGGAAGATCGCTCGGATGAAAGCGGAGAAGCGCGCGTTCCCGGAGGTGATCGACCCGGATCAGGTTGAGACGCTGATGGGTCCGCCGCAGTTTTTCGACAGTGAAAAAGAACGGCAGGATCAGGTTGGCGTGGCGACCGGGCTGGCCTGGACCGAGAACGGCGGCGACCTGACGACGATCGAAGCGCTCTGCTTCGAAGGCAAAGGCAATTTGCAGCTGACCGGACAGCTGGGAGAGGTCATGCAGGAGTCGGCACAGGCGGCGCTTTCCTATATCAAAGCGAATACGCAGCGATTCAATATTCCGATTTCCCGGTATGAAAAAATGGATCTTCATATCCATGTCCCAGAAGGCGCGGTCCCGAAAGATGGTCCGAGCGGCGGAATTACGTTGGCGACGGCGATGATTTCCGCGCTGACGAATACGCCGATCAGGCGGGACGTAGCGATGACCGGCGAGATTACGCTGCGCGGGCATGTTCTTCCGATCGGCGGGCTGAAAGAAAAGTCGCTGGCAGCGCTGCGCGCGGGAATAACGACGGTCCTGATCCCGGAAAAAAACCTGAAGGATTTGGTCGAGCTGTCGAAAGAGGCGCTGGAACGGCTGACGTTTATCGGCGTTTCGACGATGGATGAGGTGATCCCGATCGCGTTCGGCGGCGTAGAACCGCGCGCGGCGGATTGTCCGCCGGATGATGAGACGGAGGAAACGGACGATGAAACTGACTGA
- a CDS encoding 30S ribosomal protein S18, producing the protein MVNEQEHRGGNSRRFVPRLKVCQFCSDKTTEIDYKNVDLLRRFVTEEGKIRPRRQTGTCAKHQRAVASAIKRARQIALLPYTSEPYQEVVR; encoded by the coding sequence ATTGTGAATGAGCAGGAACACCGTGGTGGAAACAGTCGCCGGTTCGTCCCCCGATTGAAGGTATGCCAGTTCTGCTCTGACAAAACGACAGAAATTGATTATAAAAACGTGGATCTTCTCCGCCGCTTTGTAACCGAAGAAGGAAAGATTCGCCCCCGGCGCCAGACGGGAACCTGCGCAAAGCATCAGCGCGCCGTCGCATCCGCCATCAAACGCGCCCGCCAGATTGCGCTTCTTCCGTATACGTCGGAACCGTATCAGGAAGTCGTTCGCTAA
- a CDS encoding 30S ribosomal protein S6, translated as MKQYEIIYIANPDLDDQSITDLNNKVAGWITESGGEVEKIDDWGKRRLAYRIQKQRDGHYVLINAKLDPTAIKPISSDLRFVENIFRYMITAVESK; from the coding sequence ATGAAACAGTATGAGATCATCTATATTGCCAATCCGGATCTTGACGACCAGTCCATTACCGATTTGAATAATAAAGTCGCAGGCTGGATCACCGAAAGCGGTGGTGAAGTTGAGAAAATCGATGACTGGGGAAAACGACGCCTCGCTTATCGAATCCAGAAACAGCGCGATGGTCACTACGTTCTCATTAACGCGAAATTAGACCCCACGGCGATTAAACCGATCTCGTCTGATCTGCGTTTCGTAGAGAACATTTTCCGCTACATGATTACCGCGGTTGAAAGTAAATAA
- a CDS encoding acetyl-CoA synthetase, with protein sequence MNNVVLDGLFRPESVAVIGASATPGKIGYSVVQALLNGKYEGDIYPINLKLDEIQGVKAYKSILDLKDKVDLAVVTIPAKLVPAAVEECGKAGVKGVSVITSGFGEVGDHETEKKLVETAHKYGMRMLGPNIIGTLSNSDKCNASFATMLPLDGSGSLISQSGALLIALDMGTYLRGVGFDKLISLGNMADVDFADIIDWLQDDPAVNCISLYIEGLKDGRRFMEVCRRSKKPVIALKSGVSAHGAAAAASHTGSLAGAAAVYGNAFEQAGVIQASSLNNLFDLTQAFELQPPMLGDNLLIITNGGGVGVLATDSAERHGIPLKFTPPDLQAAFKDYMPDFGSARNPVDITGGAGLEGYKKCIAFGLPQDWVHGLSVLYCETAVTNPMEIAQGIYEASQSAGDAIKTKPITVSFVGGERCAEAMRWLMEKGIPAYDDPDRAIAAIAGLRKYGRMMAERATKSEDQPIQVDRAAVDAIIAAARKDGRNALTEVEAKKLFGLYGMPVARTELAASEDEAVKLANEIGYPVVMKIVSPDILHKSDAKGVKVNIKDDAMVREAYSTILANAKAYKADARILGVCVQKMENLGTEVILGSVNDSAFGPTVMFGLGGIFVEVLKDVTFAVSPVSHSDALKMQSAIRGAKILAGARGEAPRDREAMATTISRYSQMILDLKDEIAESDANPVMVYEDGKGLKVVDARIILK encoded by the coding sequence GTGAACAATGTAGTTTTGGACGGTCTTTTTCGACCTGAAAGCGTAGCTGTCATCGGCGCGTCCGCCACCCCCGGGAAGATCGGCTATTCCGTCGTTCAGGCTTTGCTGAACGGGAAATATGAAGGCGATATTTACCCGATCAATTTAAAATTGGATGAGATACAGGGCGTAAAAGCGTACAAATCCATTCTGGATCTTAAAGACAAGGTCGACCTGGCGGTCGTAACGATCCCCGCCAAGCTGGTCCCAGCAGCGGTCGAGGAATGCGGAAAGGCCGGCGTCAAAGGCGTCAGCGTCATCACGTCCGGATTCGGCGAAGTCGGCGACCATGAAACTGAAAAAAAGCTCGTTGAAACCGCGCATAAATACGGGATGCGCATGCTCGGCCCGAATATTATCGGGACGCTCTCCAACTCGGATAAATGCAACGCTTCGTTCGCAACGATGCTTCCGCTCGACGGATCCGGATCGCTGATCAGCCAGTCCGGCGCGCTGCTGATCGCGTTGGACATGGGAACCTACCTGCGCGGCGTCGGCTTTGACAAGCTGATTTCGCTCGGGAACATGGCGGACGTCGATTTCGCCGATATTATCGACTGGCTCCAGGACGATCCGGCGGTCAACTGCATTTCTCTCTACATTGAAGGCCTCAAAGACGGACGGCGATTTATGGAAGTCTGCCGCAGGTCAAAGAAGCCGGTCATCGCGCTGAAATCCGGCGTTTCTGCGCATGGCGCAGCCGCGGCCGCTTCGCATACCGGTTCCCTCGCCGGCGCAGCCGCCGTTTACGGCAATGCGTTCGAGCAGGCCGGCGTTATCCAAGCCTCCAGCCTGAATAATCTCTTCGATCTGACCCAGGCGTTCGAGCTTCAGCCGCCGATGCTTGGGGATAACCTCCTGATTATCACGAACGGCGGCGGCGTTGGCGTATTGGCAACCGATTCCGCCGAACGGCATGGCATCCCGCTGAAATTCACGCCGCCCGACCTCCAGGCCGCTTTCAAGGACTACATGCCCGATTTCGGATCCGCCAGGAACCCGGTTGATATTACCGGCGGCGCGGGACTGGAAGGCTATAAGAAATGTATCGCGTTCGGCCTGCCGCAGGACTGGGTTCATGGTCTGAGCGTTCTTTACTGCGAAACCGCGGTGACAAACCCGATGGAGATCGCGCAGGGTATCTATGAAGCGAGCCAAAGCGCCGGCGACGCGATCAAGACGAAACCGATCACCGTTTCCTTCGTTGGCGGCGAACGCTGCGCCGAGGCGATGCGTTGGCTGATGGAGAAAGGGATCCCGGCGTATGACGATCCGGACCGCGCGATTGCGGCGATTGCCGGACTGCGGAAATATGGACGCATGATGGCAGAGAGAGCGACCAAGAGCGAAGATCAGCCGATCCAGGTCGATCGCGCCGCCGTCGACGCGATTATCGCTGCCGCCCGAAAAGACGGCCGTAATGCGCTGACCGAAGTCGAAGCCAAAAAGCTGTTCGGGTTATACGGAATGCCGGTTGCGCGAACGGAACTGGCGGCGTCGGAAGACGAAGCTGTCAAGCTCGCGAACGAAATCGGTTATCCGGTCGTTATGAAGATCGTCTCCCCCGACATCCTCCACAAATCCGACGCCAAGGGCGTCAAAGTCAATATCAAAGACGACGCGATGGTTCGCGAGGCATACAGCACGATCCTCGCTAATGCCAAAGCGTACAAGGCCGACGCCCGAATCCTCGGTGTCTGCGTCCAGAAGATGGAAAACCTCGGAACGGAAGTCATCCTCGGCTCTGTCAACGATTCTGCGTTCGGCCCGACCGTCATGTTCGGGTTGGGCGGGATCTTCGTCGAGGTTCTGAAAGACGTTACATTTGCCGTTTCCCCCGTGTCGCATTCCGACGCGCTGAAAATGCAGTCTGCGATTCGCGGCGCCAAGATTCTCGCCGGCGCGCGCGGAGAAGCGCCGCGGGACCGCGAAGCCATGGCGACGACGATTTCCCGCTATTCGCAGATGATTCTTGATTTGAAAGACGAGATCGCCGAATCAGACGCCAATCCGGTCATGGTCTACGAAGACGGGAAGGGCTTGAAAGTTGTTGACGCGCGGATCATCCTGAAATAA